In the Flavisolibacter tropicus genome, one interval contains:
- a CDS encoding TlpA disulfide reductase family protein, whose amino-acid sequence MTRSSLLFLLLPFAATAQNGKDFSVTGTLKNFPTPVEKVYINYSLNGEWKRDSAIVKDGTYQLKGKIDNPGLASLTVAYLQPQPMSRQRDLYQIFLEPTAIKLTSIDSFSNVTVTGSKAHADYLSLKKQVDAYDAVFDPLYEQWTAFNKEKNTKAREAMEVRIDSVQDEMNDKVYKTFVSKNPKSPAALYALQQYAGFDIDADKVDPLFKQLPASTQQWASAKEFKGRIEIAKKTGVGKMAMDFTQADTSGNPVSLASFKGKYVLVDFWASWCGPCRRENPNVVAQFNKYKDKGFTVLGVALERPNAKEKWLKAIHDDNLTWTHVSDFNYFDNAVAKQYGIQAIPQNLLLDPQGKIIARNLRGDKLESKLAAIFGGTGSTAAN is encoded by the coding sequence ATGACGAGATCCTCTTTACTCTTTTTATTGCTGCCTTTTGCAGCTACAGCCCAAAACGGGAAAGACTTTTCCGTTACTGGCACACTTAAAAACTTTCCGACTCCAGTAGAAAAGGTATACATCAATTATAGTTTGAATGGTGAATGGAAGCGGGATAGCGCGATTGTTAAAGATGGCACCTACCAGCTTAAAGGTAAAATTGATAACCCTGGCTTGGCCTCTCTAACAGTTGCTTATCTGCAGCCACAACCAATGAGTCGTCAAAGAGACTTGTATCAAATATTTTTGGAGCCTACTGCTATTAAACTGACTTCAATAGATTCTTTTTCCAATGTTACTGTAACCGGATCAAAAGCACATGCTGATTACCTGAGCTTGAAAAAGCAGGTAGATGCCTATGATGCTGTATTTGATCCATTGTATGAGCAGTGGACTGCCTTTAATAAAGAAAAGAATACTAAGGCTAGGGAAGCCATGGAGGTGCGCATTGATTCCGTGCAAGACGAAATGAATGATAAAGTGTACAAAACCTTTGTTAGCAAAAACCCTAAATCACCGGCAGCCTTGTATGCGCTTCAACAATATGCTGGTTTTGATATCGATGCCGACAAGGTAGATCCACTCTTTAAACAACTGCCCGCTTCTACACAACAATGGGCATCAGCCAAAGAATTTAAAGGGCGTATTGAAATAGCTAAGAAAACAGGTGTAGGTAAAATGGCTATGGACTTTACACAAGCCGATACGTCTGGTAACCCTGTTTCTTTAGCTTCTTTCAAAGGTAAATATGTATTGGTTGATTTCTGGGCTAGCTGGTGTGGACCTTGCCGCCGTGAGAATCCCAATGTAGTGGCTCAATTCAATAAGTACAAAGACAAAGGCTTTACGGTTTTAGGCGTAGCGCTGGAGCGCCCTAACGCTAAGGAAAAATGGTTAAAAGCTATTCACGATGATAACCTGACCTGGACACACGTAAGCGATTTCAACTATTTTGATAACGCTGTAGCTAAACAATACGGTATACAGGCTATTCCACAGAACTTATTGTTAGACCCACAAGGAAAGATCATTGCCCGCAATTTAAGAGGCGATAAGCTAGAGAGTAAACTGGCTGCGATCTTTGGTGGTACTGGTTCTACCGCTGCTAACTAA
- a CDS encoding cell division protein ZapA: MSNDLILLNLLIADRTYRIKVAPKDEEVVRKTAKTINDRLLEYKTQFAGKDMQDYLAMVLVWFATEQNAGISQQMHTDHITDRLQNLEKLIDNSLENES, from the coding sequence GTGAGTAACGACCTGATACTATTAAACCTCCTGATTGCCGACCGGACCTACCGGATTAAAGTAGCGCCTAAGGATGAGGAGGTAGTACGTAAAACAGCAAAGACCATTAACGATCGATTGCTGGAATATAAGACCCAGTTTGCCGGCAAGGATATGCAGGATTACCTGGCCATGGTGCTGGTATGGTTTGCTACAGAGCAAAATGCCGGTATATCACAGCAAATGCATACCGATCATATCACTGATCGCTTGCAAAATCTCGAAAAGCTTATTGACAATTCGCTAGAGAATGAATCATAA